Proteins encoded in a region of the Ursus arctos isolate Adak ecotype North America unplaced genomic scaffold, UrsArc2.0 scaffold_2, whole genome shotgun sequence genome:
- the CRYM gene encoding ketimine reductase mu-crystallin — MSRAPAFLSAAEVQRHLHSSSLLIPPLEAALANFSSGPDGGVMQPVRTVVPVAKHRGFLGVMPAYSAAEDALTTKLVTFYEGHSTASTVPSHQATVLLFEPSNGSLLAVMDGNVITAKRTAAVSAIATKFLKPPGSEVLCILGAGVQAYSHYEVFTEQFSFKEVRIWNRTKENAEKFADTVQGEVQVCSSVQEAVTGADVIITVTMATEPILFGEWVKPGAHINAIGASRPDWRELDDELMKQAVLYVDSQEAALKESGDVLLSGAEIFAELGEVVKGVKPAHCDKTTVFKSLGMAVEDMVAAKLVYDSWSSGK; from the exons ATGAGCCGGGCTCCAGCGTTCTTGAGCGCAGCGGAGGTGCAGCGGCACCTCCACAGCTCCAGCCTCCTCATCCCGCCTCTGGAGGCGGCTCTGGCCAACTTCTCCAGCGGCCCCGACGGAGGGGTCATGCAGCCCGTGCGCACCGTGGTGCCGGTGGCCAAGCACAGGGG TTTCCTGGGGGTCATGCCCGCCTACAGTGCTGCAGAAGACGCCCTGACCACCAAGTTGGTCACCTTCTACGAGGGCCACAGCACCGCCTCCACGGTCCCCTCCCACCAGGCCACTGTGCTGCTCTTTGAGCCCAGCAATGGCTCCCTTCTGGCG GTCATGGATGGAAATGTCATAACTGCAAAGAGAACGGCTGCAGTTTCTGCCATCGCCACCAAG TTTTTGAAGCCACCCGGCAGTGAAGTACTGTGCATCCTTGGGGCTGGGGTCCAGGCCTACAGCCACTACGAGGTCTTCACAGAGCAGTTCTCCTTTAAGGAG GTGAGGATATGGAACCGCACCAAGGAAAATGCGGAGAAGTTCGCAGACACAGTTCAAGGAGAGGTACAGGTGTGTTCATCGGTCCAGGAGGCTGTGACAGGCGCAGATGTGATCATCACAGTCACCATGGCAACAGAGCCCATTTTGTTTGGGGAATGGGTGAAGCCAGGAGCTCACATCAATG CCATCGGAGCCAGCAGACCCGACTGGAGAGAGCTGGACGATGAGCTGATGAAACAGGCTGTGCTTTATGTGGACTCCCAGGAGGCTGCCCTGAAGGAGTCTGGAGATGTCCTGTTGTCAGGG GCTGAGATCTTCGCTGAGCTGGGAGAAGTGGTGAAGGGAGTGAAGCCAGCACACTGTGACAAGACCACGGTGTTCAAGTCTTTGG GAATGGCAGTGGAAGACATGGTTGCAGCCAAACTCGTGTATGATTCCTggtcatctggaaaataa